attggcCTCACCTCATCAATATTCCGTAGCCACTTGGAGATGTTTTCAAAGGTTTTGGGATTGGTGATGTCATACACCAGCATGATGCCCATGGCGCCTCTGTAGTAAGAGGTGGTGATGGTGTGGAATCTCTCCTGTCCTGCTGTATCCCTATTCACAGATCAAAAGGACTTTGATGAGCAACAAAGTAGCAATTGAAAGCAAtccatatatagaaataataattgtgaaatcattttttattaagtaCTAAAACAAGTTTACAACCTGTCACTGCACAGACAGATGATAAACCATATCATTGATTTACTAGATCACTTTAGATCAACGAAcgaatttcataaaaaatgcaaTTGCTAGGAAGGGAAACAATGGAGAACCAACCATTAAGATTGTTTGAACATATTAAACAacttaaggtaaggtttgcggcttgcattttttagaggttgtaccaaagttacataACATTTTGTTCACCATGCTAAAGtctttttttatcatgaaattcaaatgaattttgccggtcccgttttataactacataaggtcaaagttcatgatttccaattttcattttgatgaaatgtaaacaatttcgtgaaaatttgtacatttaatatgtgactattatgggggttatttatgcttaaaatgttcgaaaataatatcactattaatatcatgattcacttttattaatttctgatgaactatctaaaaatagaataaaatgcaacaaaagtcttaattttggactactattatgtaaacgaaaacatcttatttgaaacctttcGAAGTCCACCAATTTCAGGAAAAACGTATCTTAGAAtatgtgtaatctgatgtttctaaaacactattcaaaaccatatgatgcggatttcgttttcgtggaaattgataaaatgcttgtgtcctcctattttttcattgaaactaaaaaaccccgcgaaataaaaaaacctgaaatcaattatgacgtcatataaattttgacgtcataactgaaataaagggtagttggtgttacgtcacaatgaaaatgtgtgagttatctccctgtaaccgcaaaccttaccttaaacTCTCAAAGAAATCTTACCATATCTGTAACTTTATTTTCTTTCCACCAAGTTCaactgttttgattttaaaatctattcctacaaagaaaaacatgaaaattaaaaatcctttaaatactttcatatatcatgattatttacataaattaacagtaaaAACCTTCTATCAGTTCTGTTTAAACATAAGTTAAGCAATATTCTTGaggttcaaaacaaattgacaaACAACAGATATGTTTATTAATAAGTTTTATGATATGTACTCCTGCCAACCTTGTATCTACCACTAGCTATGCAGGTGGTGGATCAACAGTTCTGTAGGCTGTATTATCGAGATTCAAAACCCCAAGCAGATGCTGTTTTTGTCTCAGTTACACTGACTCTTTTGTCATACAATTTTTAAGTGTCCTATCTCATTTCTTTACCACTGAGACTGACTTAAAAGAACATATGGTAAAGTGGGAATTGAATACAACATATATGCTGTTACTCTTAATTATTAAACTTGATTGAGAGCTAGATTTAAAAGCCAAATGACCCTTTATTAAACTAAAAATGGAGGCAATATCTTGTTTAGCTTCACATTCCAGTAACTATTGAACCTAATattcttttataattttgacaGCCAGGCTAAAGAATTTCtatcaatttcattatttgGGTAGTCAGACTCGAATATTGTTACTAATAATACTTAATACACCTAACTGCGTAGGAAAGTATGTAGATAAAAttcattatcatattttttttaaaaagttgtaacAAAAGCAATTTATTCAATCTCTAGTCTATTAATCCTAGCCTACAGCTATTAACCTCTGatagttttaatttaaattccCATGAAGTACATTGATTATACACAATACAATTTGTTTTCTATTGAAAACAGACACCCAGCAACATCCCAATAGACAGTTCATGATTTGAATGCTGGATCATTTGATctacacaatatcatattactgCAGCCGTCCAGAAAAGGAAGTGGGTAAACTGGTAGCACCCAACATCATCAACTTACCAATGGTGGAAATAAAAGTTGTGTTGAAAGCGTCGTCGGAGAATCTGAATAAGAGACACGTTTTCCCAACACCAGAGTCACCAATAAGAAGCAATTTAAATAACAAATCGTATGTTTTTTTCGCCATCTTGATCTTTCCTCATTCAACTCCCGAAATATTTGTCAAAAGATGGCGGATCGACCTTCTAATTAATCGTAGTAAATATCAATTTCACTCCCAATTCAAATCAGAaagttattttcttttcaagaaTCATGTCCATGAATAGGTGTTGATCTAAACATTAAAACTTTGCCTATTATTAGCCATTAAATGATCAATAAGGATAACAGTGATGGCAAAGGAttgaaatggcgtcacttccgGTAAAACGTATTATAAAAACCAAATAATTCCGAATTACAAATGGGTGGGGTGGTACGACCTCGACATATGTAACAACGCATTAGTTCATTAGTCATggtcgaaattttttttttaatcatttcaaacttatttattttttagaatatatCATGATTTAATTTTCATACAGTAGGGTAACGTTACACAGTCTGACTCAGTAACTGTTATACAATTTttccagagacataaataacatttatatattttcttagtTATTGTCTCtgatttttctaaattaatatGTTGTTCTTTGAaataagaaatgtttatatttggaataaagaaaaaatctagCCTCACGATTTTTGCACACACCGCCGCAAACATGGCTTTTCAATCTAAACTGAAAAtactccccactttttctcgcagcaaacattttctttaagaattgacatataaaaaggtaaatcaacatggagttggcccccacTTATTTGGCAGTTTAGGAGCATATGAAAATGGAATTGAAAGGGAGAAAAATAACAGTGAAATTTatgttatatgaagaaattaTAGGTACGCTGTGatgatattaattattatatcatatatagcCTGCAAGCAGGACTATTATACGCGAAACATTATACTATAATGCAACGAAaggtacaaaaattaaaagtatgccccccccccccaagaaaaaacaaaacaaaaaaagtctACTGCCGTCCAGAGTCATGAAGGAAAAAATCCATACGATTAAACTCTCTTATATAGGGAAGTTTTGGAGGCAAGGATTTATAATAagtctttgaattttttttacactttaagtacatgtaaatatgtgttATCGATAACAATTAGGAAAAGActtgattttttgttattaaccatacatgtacatttatttatatcctTGACACACACATGCAACTTTTACTACAAGAGcttgaatcattttttatttctcaatttgatttatttacaacatatttATCAGAGttgttatatttatacatatatcaagATTTTGTTGAACCACTCTGGGTAAAGGTTTGAACGGGATTTTGATTATTTCTAATCCAgaggttttgttaaaaaatcattatagtTTGCACTGTTCAAATCCATTTTCACAATATCTTCAAAAGAGTTCCTTGATAGTTTATGCATGAATTTGAATTCAATGTATCATTTATAAGGAAGTCCATATAATTTACATTATTGGCGATTGGGTTCTAAGATATAATTTATAACACCTTTAATACCCTATTTCTCCTGTAACATTTCCTTATAATTTCTCCTTTACAGGTGTCTTCACCAAAGGATGTTTTATGCCAGCTTTGGTTGAATTTGAGGGCTCTGTAGAAGAACTAAAATGTAAACAGTTTACAGATAGACAGACGGTCGGACAAAACATTAGATGAAAAGTTCACTTTATAGCTCGATTATTGGAATGCTACTGAATAATCGTGGACCCAACATTGAAAATCATGAGTATTAAATCATGCCTCATTTTAAACGCGTGAAAATAATTCAACTAACCCAAATGAAGAATAAACTCCAATATAATGTTTCAAATAAACAGTAcacatattgtttttttaaactcacAACATTTATTTGCAGCAAGTATTCGTAAATCTAAATACTTGTAGGTGAaagttaatatttcaaaaatatacatgtaccttctgTATAACTATTTCCCGACTTTTCTTCCGAACAAGCAGCTAGCACCAATACAATACGTCCCTTTTTTCATCTATGTTTTACAACTGTGTATACCAAAAAACGTTTCATAGTTATGCAtataaattttgtgaaaaatttttgagaataaacaaatatttttgtgcAAATAACTATACACGAGTGCGACTCTGCTCATAGTAAATTATGTACATTAATCTTTGTTAGAAAAGTGACCCGTTACTGTTGAAGAACTGTAATTACCATTCcaaaaaactttaaacaagtaaaaagctgtcaatgtgacagcaaacagggttttcttttatgtgaactgtatctataatccatgtcaaccctgaattgataaacactacttaacgcatccagtgaaatggagtaccctatatgcaatattttgccaaaaatgactaagtttaaaagctggtattttttcataaattatcagaaatcaaaatcctagcaatacgcacacctctgatatatgtacaatttatctacaaaagaacaacttgccatcttgaaaactgtcggaggagttatctgttatccttttggcagccgcccacctgccattttcaccatttcaaaaACCGGAGTTTTCCGTTGGTAAAACCAGTTAAAAATTGGGCTGTTTTCAAATTCATTACTATTGTTTTCAACTTTTCAATATCTGTGGATAATCTGCTTGcactacatgtactattactGCTAAATGGCTTTCCTTTGTcataaaaaaagagaagaacGCACCCAGAAGTTAAACaagtttaattcatttttctctctataaaactgttgattattacAACCATGATAAGTTTAAAACGTACAAGTACTTTCCAAGTACTATGTCTGGTATCATATGAacaaatgtcattaaaaaagACCAAAATATAGACTGACAATAACTACAAGCTTAATCGTATTGTATTGTTACTAGACCACTATGTGTGCTGGTTTAGGCCAAAGAAAACCCAGAGGttgtagaaatatttctatacAGCATCTAACAgtaaaatattcacttaaaatGTAGTCTCAGTATATATTTCTACATATTACAAGCACCCACTTATAAATAAATCCTCTTTTATCAAGTGATAATTTCAATTCAagtcttgaaaaaaaagttacccACAGCGTCAGTTTGAATGAAAGAATGACAGTGAACAATAAAATCTTATTCGGCTGTTTTACCCAGCCATCTTAAGTGTTAACTTAATGAgcataataaaacataaattttttaatatttgtatattgtGAGAAAATTAGAAATGCAAATCACTAAATTTTGGTCTTCATCCATAAAATTTAACAAAGCAATGCTTtggatttattttacaataatgttttacataaatttttttgtaaaccCCAATTGTAAATCAAAGTCCATAGTAAAGTCACCTGATGTGGTCAACCGCTTAACAAAGTACATACCAAAAAGCTTTAATAACAATTCTAGAACAAGCTCAACACTACTTGATATGAGCAACAATAGAAGGCATGTCTTCAACACAGAAATACTTGTACATAGAtgtatttgtataaatatacTGAGTCGGGTAATAAAAGAATCTCACAGGTCATCCTCAAGCATCAACAGGAGCGCATTACAGTGTATAAGTATGTCATCTGCTAAGAGTAATTGAGCAGCATCTCCATCCACTCAGCACAGTGAACTAGGCAAGGAATAATATGGCtgagataaaacaaaattcaaaacactAACACACATTGAGTACCCAGAAAAAGGATTGttttgtgcccccccccccttttttttaatacaaaaaatataaagctTGGCAGTTTTCCACTTTTATAGTCAAAAAGCTAAAAACTTTAATAGATGATCTAACTGAAGAAAATAACACTATACATTTGTAAAAGACAATGCAAAATACATAAGACTCTTTtttgcaattcatgcaaaacaTTAACTCACAACCCACAGTATGTGAATGaacaaatgataaataaactgagAATCCTTAATTTCAACAAAGTTTTtttgacaatacatgtacatgtataatattaaaacTGGACGGGACATCGCTTTGGGAAATGCATGCAGCACCTTCATATGCACTTTGAACTAATAACACTCATATAACATTAACTTAATACAAGCAATAcaaggaataatttttttttcattagaaatcACTAAATGCGTATCTAAAGTCAACACTCATACACTTGATATAAATGTTCAGAAACGTCattttcttgtacatgtatttacacacTTTCTTGGTCATGATTGAACAATAATAAAATAAGTTTGTATCTACAtaacaaaataacaatgtatCACAGAATGAGTGGTGAGGAGTGGACACATCGTCCATGTGTCTGTAGGTGGGACAGGGCCCAATGTCTGCCTCTGATTCTCAGTCAGAGGGAATCATGACTTCaaatacctaaaaaaaaaaaaacaacatacaaaacaattcattttaccATGCATGTATTAGATTTTTGTCATCAAAATCAAGAAaggaaattatattttttatatataatggtACAGGTAAAACATAATACATAATGTATAGTGAAATTCCTTTGTCAAATGAAACcaaatcatttttctttatcCTTCAATTATTAGCCAATGCTTCCTGTTCATGTAACTTAAGGAGAATAAGGATGTATACATTTGTAAAACTTAGTAACAGGATAATGTACGGTAAAGTCTTATATGAAAGTATTTTAGATAGAGCTGTTTAATGTGGGATTACATGGGGTGGTGAACATACTTAGCTGCCCAGTCTGTGCGTCCATGTGCCTGGGTGTTGGAACCAAGTGGTTGTCGATATCCTGCcgaatttttgttgtttattgatAACGGTGCTGGTTGAGCTCTCTTCCAATTAACAGAGGGATAATCtggagaaaaaaattgtgaCAGTGAACCCATACTTGCTTTTCCAAATTTATATAATAGAATCATTATTACGAGTAGgggatagtgaaattcatgGTCTAAGACAAGGCTTGGCCTGGTCCTTGACCGTGATTCTTGTCCCCTCAGTGGAATTTCAGTAccccacactcgtaataataaTTCTATTATATGAATCTTTTATATTGTCTTTGCCTAGTCCTTGATTGTGAATCTTGACCCcaaggtggaatttcactatcccactctagtatataatgaatgattatttttgtcgcgatattttacattgaaaatgatgtttgacaactttctgtaATGACGTTCAATAGAATACTTTCTGTTATCCCTTTGcatgcttcaaatagtgcaagtaaAATTAGAGCATacgtctgggttttttttcaataaaaatatgataaattgttaTTAAATAAGCAAAACAGTCacttaatggataatctcaatCCATCATTTTGCATGTTTCTACAGCAGACGTTTGTTAACGTTTTAAagcggcgtagtaatacacagtgtaagacagaaaaatctcacactgctgtctcacactggacaaaccaatctcacaccggtgataatgcgagaataGTTTATCTCTCTTCATCACATAGACACATTAGGTCACAGTGGTTAACACAATTCTCTTTGCTAACAAGTTCAGCATCCATGCATTCAATCAATGCAGTACCTATACAATGACTGTACTGTATTTAGAAGACTCTTATGCAgatatttacaatttagaaaaaaatatttacatcaaaaaaatattttgcatggtAATTTAATAGCCGCtgcatatttcttgtttaaatagTTTAGAttgtttattcaatataaataaatacaacaatTGTTTTATCCAACAATAAGAAAATACCGGTACCATTCCTGGCTGACTGACAAATGTTGAATTGGACTGCCATGAATTGGGACAAATATGTTGCATTCAAACCCTTAAACAGCTTTATAACCATTAAATAAGTTGTTAGACTATGCACTATCAATAATAGGACCACaggaactacatgtacatctgcCACTTTAAAAAGCCACAATACTTACTTGAGCCACCTTTAGTATTTGACAGAAAGGAAGGAACATAGCTAGCATTGTCAGCATTGTTCCTTGCCCCATAGCTGCTTGGTCCTCCACCTGTCAAAGGTCAAagaatttcatattattcatatGCAATAAAATTCATCTTTAATACAGCAGTATATTTCTGCATGCTGCTTCAGAATTGCCATAATTTACCTAGAGGGCTGTTTTTAGCTCCAACACTGGGCAATGCCCCAACAGAGGGTTTTCCTAATGGTGAGTTCCACATACTGTTAGGACTATCTTTCTTGGCACTACTCCTTGGGTTTATAcctggaaaaaaatgtttaaacctCTGAAATTACCATGTCATGCATAACCACACATTGTTCATGCCTTTAGATGAATTCAATTCATTATATTGCTTGGCAAAACAAGGAGAAAGGACAATATACCCATAATCTACCATGGGTTATATTACTTTACTACTCATCCCTGTGGATATCAGTCAATACAAAAACATATGCATAGGTAAATATTTCATTCCTTAagtatttagaaccattttaacaagaccttggactttcggttggacgaagctatctatttcttgcttcaaaacaagttaaaaatgatgcagtttcaagtgaaatatgcaccaattgcgtagtcttggctaaaaaaaacccagacaaatcttgctgatttcaaagagccatggatGAGTGGTCAGccatgaaatagacaggcctacattACATTGCTGTTTGATACAACTacacaaagtccaagctcttgttaaaatggttctattaatCTCTGcttataaaacatcaacatatGATCAGTTTCTTACCTGGCAAGTACCTAGCTTTTCCCAGGTAATGCTGTTTCGCTGAGGAGGCAGATGAGCGCCCCGAGGGAATTCTATTGGCAGGCTTACTCGGTTTCTTTAGTATACTCCTTATTAAACAACAAACAAAGCATGTTACATAAATTTGTACAAGAAGTCTATGCCAGGAAAACTTATTCAAATCACCTTCTGCAATACATAACtaattgcacaacttttattttagttGTTCAGTagtttctttcaaaaaaaaaaaaaaacatgcaaaaaacaTTCTTACGACAAGAAgtcgtcgtcatcatcatcgTTTTCTTTATTCATAATGCTGGGCTTCTTGGGTTCAAACTTTGATTTGTTTCCAATAGGAGGAATGATATGTTTGGAAGTGTTTTTCTTAGGAGAAGAGTTGAAATCAAATTCATCCCAATCGTCCCATGTGTCGGACAGCCCAGCCCCCCACCGTTTACGACCACTAGGCTGCTGCTTTTTCTTTACCGACACTGCAAAGGGTTCCTGGttaaaagggtaaaaaaaaactttctatTATTACTATATCATCtttaattatcaattaacaaacaCATATGcagttaataatttttaattttccacatgGTAATATTACTTAATAGAAGGTTTACAtttaaatcagtttatacatacatgtattttaaagagtCATGAATGGGTGAACATATTGTGCAATCTCCAAGCTATGTATAGACTTACACTGTTCTCAATAGGCTTGGACATCCCATAAGAAGGCTGGGCGGGTGGATGAACGGGTTTGGGCTCCGCTGGTTTACTGGGACTGAAGGAGTACTTATCCTCTGCTGGTGCCTGGGTGGGGGCAGGGTTGACGGGGGTGGGGACTTTGTTGGTAATCTGGGGACGGTTTGTGACTTGTGTGGTTCCTAGGTTCTGTCCTACTTGGAAGTACTGGTATCTTAAACTCTGTTGAAAACAATAaggtgttacatgtacacatatatagACCAAACTGTCAATGACATGTACTTTTTCTGAGTGATGAGGTGAATAGgaaataatattacatatgtcAACTTTTAAGGGACAAAGTTAAGTATCAACCTATCATCAATATCAATGGAGATTAAGTAAATCAAATAAACTTTACAGTAAACTGAAATACCAATTTAAATCAATCATATAGCTAAAGATAagactataaaaataaaattattataattataacaatAGTTTTTGTCCATTTTTAGTGCATGCCAAAATTGTCTCCATCGTTAAAATTGGCAATTTTCGGCATTAAGTACCAGTGGCTGTAACCCATACATTAATAGGAATCCTACTTTTCTGTATATGTACCTGGCTAGCAGAGGGTCTTTTTTGTGGATTCCACAGCATCATGTCCTTCATTAGATGAAGAGCCTCCTGACTGGCGTTAGGTATAAGAGTTCTTAAATTGTTAGCAACACACTGGGGCCACCGAAAGTTCATTGCTGCTGCCAATTTATAGCCCTCATCCCATTCTTCCTGTTGAtaaagaattttgtttttagaaaatgaGGACAATTTTGTATGTAATTCAACAAAATCAGAAGCAACTATTTATAAATCAGGAATGATAACAAAgccatttttcaaaaataatttgctCCTCTtactaaattcaaaatttatatttctttccAACTGGACTTAGTTGTAGGATTGCTTGCTGCTGGTTACCTTTTTGGGTGTGCCTAGAACTGAACATATCTTAAAGATCTGGTCAATCTCTGAGCTCCCTGGAAACAGAGGTCTCAAGGTGTACAACTCTGCCATTATACAGCCGACCGCCCAGATATCGATGGGGGAACTGTAGCTGGTGGACCGTAACAACACTTCAGGTGCTCGGTACCTGGAGATGAAAGTCAAAATCATGGTCAGTTAATATGGGTTAAATCAAGTAAAAGGCTTATAAAACCTTCAAAACTGTCCAAGTAAAAATATGGATTTCTCTTAAGAGTGTTgtgtataacaaaaaaataacacaaaagtTCAAACATTTTGCAGTTCAATATCTTTATAtgaattatgtacatgtaggttagcAAATAAGGAATTTTTTGTTGCCATGGTGTTGATCGACCTTTGTACCAATGTATGGAATACCAATGCCAATGTCAGAAGAATCTCTAGAAACTGTTATTTATTATGCATTATATATGCATTATTATTAATTGTAAAGTTTATTAATCACACAAACACTGTCTAAACTATGGTAGGTATACTGACCATCGTGTTGAGACATAGTCTGTGTACGGTGGCCTTGACCTAATTTCACGAGCTAACCCAAAGTCAGCAATTTTCACACAGTCTGATCCTGTACACAGCAGATTTTCTGGTTTCAAATCTCTATGAAAAAATCCTGCAATCAAAAGCATAAAAAATTCTTAGAGTAACTAACTTTgctacattattattcatcctAAATTACGGTTAAGACCATCGATCATTAAAAAGTTGTTGGCTCTCTCCCAACCGACTGATGAAAAAATACCTGACttgtatattgattttatgagcaacttatttttttaacatacagttgtttttatattttttttcaatttaaaaaaaataggtttctAAATATAATTTAAGTGAGTTTcaagtagataaaaaaaaataaatttcctaTATTCAGACCAAAAGTTTAAATAAAGAGTTACTTTAAGAGAGGGccaaaaacaaatctttaaaagagGCCCAGTACAAATGTTACTTCCAGAATTGGGTTATAATAAAGTGCAATCTACATGCATtcaattccaaatacacatTATATATCAATGATAGTCCATTATTCAAATCATCTTACCATGCTTGTGCATGAATGCCAACCCTTGAAAGACTTGGTATATGACATTTCTGATGACAGACTCTGGAAATAACTTGTCCCtaaaatacaaatgaataaaGTTAAATAAGTAATGAACAAATTTGACAAggatatatagtaaaattaattataagATAAGCCCTAATGTTTTGATGGCAATGTAAAATATGCCATCATGAAGTCTATTGACATGGCTTAAAGTAAATTTACTATTCAGAGGGGCTTTACatacagcaataaaaaaaattactaccTCGGTATTTATCTCTTAAATGCCAATCAGATAATGACATGCTCATCATTAAATAAAAGCTTACAAAAGTGTTTTTACAGTGTgtctttttgtttaataattaaacAGATTATAAAACACTCCATTTAATTAATCGGAGTAAACATTTGATGTGTTATGTACGACATACTATTGTTACGCCAGTTATCCCTGAATCCcattgatagatgtgtttgagTGCTTTGATTAGTTGCCCGGGGCTGTGTAAATATTATCCCAGTTAATGCAACCCTCAGCTGTCTGTTCTGATCATTTAATATTGATGTTTCTTTACCACACAGTGTTATTTCACCCTGCTTTATATAATGTATTGATTTATTCCCTGCGATCATATTCTGGGCGATTCCTACCATGAGTACAGGTGTGGAATCTATTCTATAGATTTCTATATTACTGGCGTATATAGAACTACTAGTATCCCAAGTTGACTTTAATATGTGGATTTTGATCCCTAACTATCAAAAACTGTCTACAATTTAATTACTTGGTAAACTTTTAGATTGGCTTATGGATAATTGTAGGTTCCataaagtattatttttctaatatgTAGTAGCTTAtaacataaatgtaaaaaaaaaatcattaaatctggCATTTATTAAACACATTAATATCTATTTTCAACATCTCAAGTACCCATTTTTATTCCTACAAGGTCTTTCTCTCAATTTTGAGATA
This portion of the Magallana gigas chromosome 7, xbMagGiga1.1, whole genome shotgun sequence genome encodes:
- the LOC105347459 gene encoding ras-related protein Rab-10 codes for the protein MAKKTYDLLFKLLLIGDSGVGKTCLLFRFSDDAFNTTFISTIGIDFKIKTVELGGKKIKLQIWDTAGQERFHTITTSYYRGAMGIMLVYDITNPKTFENISKWLRNIDEHANEDVEKMILGNKCDMENKRQVSKDRGEAIAKEHEIPFLETSAKANINVEKAFMDLAQAILNKSPSRDTRPEGQVINGGSRPNHSSKCC
- the LOC105347458 gene encoding serine/threonine-protein kinase ICK, encoding MNRYQIVKQLGDGTYGSVLLANSAETGEKVAIKKMKKKYYSWDECLNLREVKSLRKLNHANIVRLKEVIRENDQLFFVFEFMKENLYQMMKDRDKLFPESVIRNVIYQVFQGLAFMHKHGFFHRDLKPENLLCTGSDCVKIADFGLAREIRSRPPYTDYVSTRWYRAPEVLLRSTSYSSPIDIWAVGCIMAELYTLRPLFPGSSEIDQIFKICSVLGTPKKEEWDEGYKLAAAMNFRWPQCVANNLRTLIPNASQEALHLMKDMMLWNPQKRPSASQSLRYQYFQVGQNLGTTQVTNRPQITNKVPTPVNPAPTQAPAEDKYSFSPSKPAEPKPVHPPAQPSYGMSKPIENSEPFAVSVKKKQQPSGRKRWGAGLSDTWDDWDEFDFNSSPKKNTSKHIIPPIGNKSKFEPKKPSIMNKENDDDDDDFLSSILKKPSKPANRIPSGRSSASSAKQHYLGKARYLPGINPRSSAKKDSPNSMWNSPLGKPSVGALPSVGAKNSPLGGGPSSYGARNNADNASYVPSFLSNTKGGSNYPSVNWKRAQPAPLSINNKNSAGYRQPLGSNTQAHGRTDWAAKYLKS